The sequence GTGGGATATCTTCCGTACCGTAAAGGATGAGTTATAACCGCGGTTGCGCTTGGCAATGACGATGCCCTCAAAGGCTTGCAAGCGTTCCCGGTTGCCTTCCTTCACCTTCACCTGGACCACCACCGTGTCCCCCGGCGCAAAATCCGGCACCGTCTTTTGGCGCATCCATTCGGCTTCGAGTTCCTGGATTATCTTCGACATAGCTTTCAACCCTGGGTTTGATCCGCCTTCAATTCGCGTTTGAATTCTTCGAGCAATGCTTCCTGTTCCCTATCGAGGCGCAGCTTGGCAAGGAGATCCGGCCGCCTGAGCCAGGTACGCCCCAACGAGTGCTTTAAGCGCCAGCGCCGGATGGCGGCGTGGTCCCCCGATTGCAAAACCTCCGGCACCCGCCTGCCGGCGATCTCTTCGGGGCGGGTGTAATGCGGGCAGTCGAGTAACCCGCTCATGTGGGATTCATGAACCGCCGATTCGGCGTGCCCCAAGACCCCCGGCAGCAGGCGCACCACCGCGTCGAATACCACTAAAGCCGGCAACTCGCCGCCGCTTACGATATAATCACCGATCGACCATTCCTCGTCGATCTCGGTTTCGATCAAACGCTCGTCGACCCCTTCATAGCGGCCAGCCACCACCAGCAGTCGGGGACAGGCGGCGAAGCGCACCACGGTCTCCTGGGTCAACAGCTTCCCCTGGGGGCTGAGATAAACCGTCAGGGCGGGCAACTCCGAATCGGCCCGCGCCGCCCGGATCGCATCCCGCAACGGTGCCACCTTCATGACCATGCCGGGACCGCCTCCGTAGGGGCGATCGTCCACCGTGCGATAGCGGTCGTGGGTGAACTCGCGCGGGTCCCACAGTTTCAGCTCGACGATCCCTTTTTCCAAAGCGCGCCCGGTGACGCCGTAACCGGCCGCGTCCCGCACCAGCGCCGGAAACAGGGTGACGATGTCGAAACGCATTCGGGCTCAGAAATCCGGATCCCAGTCGACGATCACAAGGCCCTGTTCGAGCCGCACATCCTTGACGAACTCGCCGAGCACGAACGGAATCAACCGCTCCCGCTCCCCTTCCACCACCATGACATCGTTGGCCCCCGTTTCGAACATGGCGCTCACCCGTCCGAGCTCGCTGCCGCCTAGGGTCAGAACCTTCAAACCCACCAGATCGGCCCAGTAGAATTCCCCGGGCCCGAGGGGCGGCAAGGCTTCCCGGGGTACTTCGACCACGCTCCCCCTGAGCGACGCGGCCGCATTCCGATCGGTGATCCCGTCCAGGCGGGCGATAACCAGGGCCCCGTGCGGTTTTCCCTCAAGAACCTTATACGCGCGCCCCTGCCTCGCCCCAGTGAGGTACCAGGGCGAATAACCGAGGATGTTTGCGGGAGGCTGGGTGTGGGACTGAACCTTGACCCAACCCCGCACCCCGAACGCTCCCACGATCTCGCCCGCGGCCACACGCCCTACAGCCACGGCGACGAGGCGATCAGCCCTCCGAGGCGGCTTGCTTGGCCTTGCGCAGCTCCTTGATCAGGCTTCCGACCCGGGTGCTGGTCTGGGCGCCCTGGCTCAGCCAGTACTGGATCCGCTCCTCGTTGAGGCGCAATCTTTCCTCCCGGCCTCGGGCGATGGGGTTGAAAAACCCGACCCGCTCGATATAGCGCCCATCTCGCTTGGCTCGGCTGTCCGCTACGACCACATGATAGAAAGGACGCTTCTTAGCGCCGCCACGGGATAAGCGAATGGTGACCATAGTTCCTGCTACGAATCCATATTAAGGGGACAGAAAAAAAACGCTCATTCTACGGGGCGGAACCCAGACTGTTAAGTCTCAGACTCCAAAAAACGGGCTGAACCCGTCTTCGAAGCTGGCGGAGAGAGAGGGATTCGAACCCTCGATACGCGGTTAGCGTATACACACTTTCCAGGCGTGCTCCTTCAACCACTCGGACATCTCTCCGGAATCCTATGATTATATACTGAACTCCCCGGGGCCTGTCAGCCATCCGCCTGGCCCAGGGCGGGCGATGCCGGCCTCGCCAATCCAGCCTGCTCAGCGAGGAACAGCCAAGTCTCCACCACCGTGTCCGGATTGAGGGACAGGCTTTCGATGCCTTCCTGCAGCAACCACAGGGCGAGGTCCGGGTGGTCGGACGGCCCCTGCCCACAGATTCCGATGTACTTGCCGTTGCGGCGGCAAGCTTGAATGGCTAGGCGCAGCAGGGCCCGCACCGCCGGGTTGCGTTCGTCGAAGCCGCCCGCCACCAAGCTGGAATCGCGGTCGATGCCCAGGGTGAGCTGGGTCAGGTCGTTGGAACCGATGGAAAAACCGTCGAAGATTTGCAGGAACTCGTCGGCCAGCAGCGCATTGGAGGGAATCTCGCACATCATGATCCAGCGCAGACCGTTGACGCCACGGGGCAGGCCGAAGCGCTCCAGGAGCTCCGCCACCGCCCGCGCCTCCTCCACCGTGCGCACGAATGGAATCATCACCTGGACGTTGGTAAGTCCCATGGCGTCGCGGACCTTCTTCAAGGCGCGGCACTCCAGCTCGAAGCAATCCCGGAAGCTCTCCGCCACGTAGCGGGAGGCGCCCCGGAAGCCGAGCATGGGATTTTCTTCCTTAGGCTCGTAGCTCCCGCCGCCCAATAGATTGGCATACTCGTTGCTTTTGAAATCCGACGTGCGCACGATCACGGGCTTGGGGGCGAAGGCGGCGGCAATGGTGGCGACGCCTTCCGCCAATTTGTCCACATAGAAACTGACCGGGTCGGCATAGCCCGCGCTGCGCTCGGCGATGGCGGCCTGAAGGGCCTCGGGCTGCCGGTCGAATTCCAGCACCGCCCGGGGATGGACGCCGATGGACCGGGCGATGATGAACTCGATCCGAGCCAATCCCACGCCGTCGTTGGGTAAAGCGGCGAAGGCGAAGGCCCGCTCCGGATTGCCCACGTTCATCATCAATTTGACCGGGAGCTCCGGCATGCGGTCCAGATCGACCCGGCTCACCTCGAAGGGCAGGCGGCCGCGATAGACCTGGCCGGTATCGCCCTCGGCGCAGGAAACCGTGACTTCGCTGTCGGGCGCGATGACCTCGGTGGCATCGCCACAACCCACCACCGCGGGAATCCCCAGTTCCCGGGCGATGATGGCGGCATGGCAGGTGCGGCCGCCGCGGTTGGTCACGATGGCGCTGGCCTTTTTCATGATCGGCTCCCAGTCCGGATCGGTCATGTCGGTGACCAACACGTCGCCCGGCTGCACCTCTTCCATCTGGGCCACGCTGAGGATCACCCGCGCCTTCCCGACGCCGATCCGGTGGCCGACGCTGCGGCCCCGGGCTAGAACCTCGCCCTTCGCCTTCAGGGTATAGCGCTCGATATGGCGCAGGATCCGGCTTTCCACCGTCTCCGGGCGGGCCTGGACGATGTACAAGCCGCCGTCGATACCGTCCTTGGCCCATTCGATGTCCATGGGCCGACCGTAATGCCGCTCGATGAGCACCGCCAGGCGGCCCAACTGTTCCGCTTCGGCGTCGCTGATGGAAAACCGCCGCCGCTGTTCCTCCGGGGTGGTCACGGTAGCCACCCCCCGGTCCGGATCGTAGATCATTTTCACCGCCTTGTTACCCAGGCTGCGCCGCAGCAGCGCCTGCTTACCCGCCGCCAGGGCCGGTTTGTAGACGTAGAACTCGTCTGGATCCACGGCACCTTGCACCACCAATTCGCCGAGCCCATAGGCCGAGGTGATGAACACCGCGTCCCGGAAGCCGGACTCCGTGTCCAGGGTGAAGATCACCCCGCTGGCCGCCAGGTCGCTGCGCACCATGCGTTGCACGCCGGCGGAGAGCAACACCTTGCGGTGCTCGAAGCCCTGATGGACGCGGTAGGCGATGGCCCGATCGTTGTAGAGGGAGGCGAACACCCGCTTCACGGCCTGCAGCACGCCCTCCAGCCCCCGCACATTGAGATAGGTCTCCTGCTGGCCGGCGAAGGAGGCATCGGGCAAATCCTCGGCGGTGGCGGAGGAGCGCACCGCCACGGAAAAATCATCGCCCAGCTCGGCGGCGAGCTGGCCATACGCCTCGGCGATGGCCTGCTCCAGCGCGGGGGGAAAGGGGGTCGCCTCGATCCACTGGCGAATCGCCGCTCCGCTGCGGGCGAGGGCCGCCACATCGGCGACGTCCAGCCGATCCAGTTCGGCAAAGATGCGTTCATCCAGCCGGTCTTGGGCGAGAAAGTCCCGGTAGGCTGCGGCGGTGGTGGCAAAGCCCTGGGGCACCGCGACACCGGCCTGGGCCAGGTGGCCGATCATTTCGCCCAAGGAGGCGTTCTTGCCCCCCACCCGGGGGACGTCTTGGGCACCCAAACGGTCAAACCAAACGACATACTCGTGGGTCGTCATAGTGCTTAATCCTCGCGTGCATCAACAAGGCCAGGCAGCCCCGCGCCGCCCGGCAACAGCTTAGGGAAAATCGCCGCCGCTGTCTTGGCGGCCGCCAGCAGGGGCGCGCTAGAATGGCCCCGCCATCCCTCCCATAGCTGTACCCGCCCATGACCCGCAGCGTCCTGTTCATCTCCGACCATACCTGCATCACCGCGGAAACCATCGGCCGGAGCCTGTTGAGCCAGTTCCCGGCGCTGGTTTTCGAGCGCAGCCGCCTGCCCTACACCGACTCGGAGGAAAAGCTCCGCCATGCCTGCCAGCGCATCGCCGAGCTCGGGCGCCGCGACCGGCAGCCGCCGCTGGTGTTCAGCACCCTGGCGGACCCGCACCTTAGACGCCTGCTCAAGACCAGCGACGGGATCGTATTCGACCTGTTCGACAGCTTCCTACGCCGCCTGGAAGTGGTGCTCGGCCAACCTGCAGCGCCGGCGGTGGGACGCGCCCACGGCCTGGTGGATACGGCCCGCGGGCGGGACCGCATCGAAGCCCTTAAGTTCGCCCTGGAAACCGACGACGGCCTGCGCCATGAGCGCTACCAGGGCGCCGATCTCATTTTGGTGGGGGTGTCCCGGTCCGGGAAAACGCCCACCTGCCTGTACCTGGCCATGCATTATCGACTGTTCGCGGCCAATTATCCCCTCACTGAGGACGACCTCATGGGTGCCACCTTGCCCCCGCTCCTCACGCATTGCCAGGCACGGCTGTTCGGGCTGACCATGCACCCCGAGCGCCTGCACCAGTTCCGGGAGGAGCGCCGCCCGGGCAGCCGCTATGCCTCCCTCGACCAGTGCCGGTGGGAGATCAGTGCCGCCGAGCGGCTATTCGAGGCGGCAGGCATTCCCTACCTCGACACCTCGAACCGATCGGTGGAGGAAGTCGCCACCCGCATTCTTCAGAAGACCGGTCTAAAGCCGGAACGCTGGTAGGGCGTTTCCCACACCGAGAGCCGGGTCTTCCATCCTCCGCTACCCCGGTCGACAAGCCCGGTACCATGTCCTAGCATGTCGCCCTTCCCCTAACCCCGTCGATCCAGAACCGTCCCATGCCCGCCTCCCAGCCCGTTCTTCGCAACCGCCGCGTCACGGTTAGCGCCGCGGCCCGACTGCACCTGGGCTTCCTCGACCTGGGCGGAAGCCTGGGCCGGCGCTTCGGCAGCATCGGCATCGGCGTCAATGAGATCGTCACCCGGCTGACCCTGACCCCCGCGGATACCCTCAGCGCCGAAGGGACCGACGCCGACCGGGCCCTGCGCATGGCGGAGCGTTTCGCCGCCGCCGCGGGTCGCCCCTGCCCCGCCCACATCCACGTCGAACGGGCCATCCCCAGCCATGCCGGGCTGGGCTCGGGAACCCAGCTGGCCCTGGCCGTGGGCGTGGGCTTGAGCCGGCTCCACGGCCTGGAGTACGGTCCCCGGGAGGTGGCGGCGATGACTGGGCGGGGCGCCCGCTCCGGGGTCGGCGTCGCGGTATTCGAGCGGGGCGGATTAGTGGTGGATGGCGGGCGCGGCCCGCGCACCGAGGTGCCGCCCTTGCTCGCCCGCCTGGAAATGCCTTCCGAGTGGCGCTTTCTGTTGCTCCTGGACGAGGGCCAACAGGGACTCCACGGCCCGGAGGAACTGGAGGCGTTCCGGACCCTGCCGCCATTCCCGGCCGACCAGGCGGCCCGGCTGTGCCATCTGTTGTTGATGCAAGGGCTACCGGCGGTGGCGGAACGGGACCTCGCCCGCTTCGGCGCGGTGGTGACGGAATTGCAAGCCGCGGTGGGCGCCTACTTCGCCCCGGCCCAAGGGGGTTGCTTCACCAGCCGGGCCGTGGGAGCCGCCCTGGACTTCCTGCAAGGCCGCGGCGCCGTGGGGATCGGGCAGAGCTCCTGGGGGCCCACCGGGTTCTGCTTGGTGGAAAGCGACCCGCGCGCCCAAGCCTTGCTGACCGCACTGCGGGAACGCCAGGACCTGTGGCCGGGACTGCGTTTCCTGTTGGCCACGCCGCGCAACTTCGGTGCCGACATCGCCGTCGAGCGCGGCGACCGACCGGCCTGAACTCGCCCCGGCCATGGGCGCGCAGTGGCCCGAGCGCTTGCTGATCGTCAGCCGCTCGGCCCGGATGCTAGTGGTTTCCGCCGCCCGCGCCGGCCTCCGCCCGGTGGCGATCGATCTCTATGGGGACTGCGACACCCGCGAGGCGGCCGCGGCGGTGGCCACCGTCGGCCCCGGGCCGCGCGGGTTCGACCCCAGGCAGCTGTTGGAGGCCGCCGCCCGGCTCGCCCCCCCCGGCGTTTGCGGGCTGGTCTACGGCAGCGGCCTGGACGGCGCCCCGGAGCTCCTGGAACAGCTGGCCGTGGGGCGCCGGGTGTTTGGCAACGGACCGGCACTGCTCCGGCAACTGAAAACGCCCGCTGAGTTCTTCAGCCTGCTGCGCCGGTTAGGCATCCCCTACCCGGAAATCCGCACTACGCCGCCACCCGATCCGGACCGCTGGCTGGTCAAGTCCGGTTGCAGCGAGGGGGGTAACGGTGTAGGCTTCTGCGCCCAAGCCGCGGCGCTGGGGGATCGGTACTTTCAGCGGCGGCTGCCCGGCGACGCGATGTCCGCCCTGTTCCTAGCCGATGGCGAGAACGCCCGTATCCTCGGCTTCAACACCCTGTGGACGGTGAGCCAGCCCGGTCGGCCGTTCCTGTTCGCGGGCGCGGTGAACCGGGCCGACTTGAGCTCCGCCCAGCGGCGGGCGGTCACCGCCCAGATCCTTCACCTGGTGCGGGAAACTGGCCTTAAGGGCCTCAACAGCGTGGATTTCATGGAGGACGGCGGGATCTGCCGGCTGCTGGAAATCAACCCCCGGCCCAGCGCGACCATGGCCCTGTACGACCCAGACATTCCCGAGGGGTTGCTGGCGCTGCACCTTAGCGCCTGTGGGGGGAGCCTGGCGCCCGTCGTCGGCGCGGGCGCGACCGTACGGGCCTTTCGCGCCGTGTTCGCCCCGCGCACGCTGACGGTACCAGCGGCGCTATTCTGGCCCGAGTGGTGCGCCGACCGCCCGCTCCCCGGCAGCCGCATCGGTGCCGGACAGCCGCTTTGCACCGTGTCGGCCGAAGGCCACGACCGCCGGACGGTGGAGGCCGCCCTCGCCGAGCGGGCGGAAGCGGTGCTGGAAGCCTTGTATCGCGCCGCCCGCTGAGGCCGGACCGCCCGTTAGTCCAACCACCCCAGGAGATTGCCATGCACAGCAACATCAGCGTCAACGCCCACGCCCTCCCCATCGTCAAGCACATGATCGCCAACGCCGACAAGCTGCGGCTCAAGATCGACCGCCTCGACAACGGCTGCACCGTCATCGACGCCGGCATCCAGGCGTTGGGGGGATTGGAGGCTGGACGGTTGATCGCGGAAGTGTGCATGGGCGGGCTCGGCACGGTCAGCCTCACCCACAGCCCCACCTTCAAGCACTGGCCCCTGACCCTCCAGGTGCATAGCACCAATCCGGTGATCGCCTGCCTAGGCAGCCAGTATGCCGGCTGGAGCCTGTCCCACGGCGAAGGCAAGGGGGCATTCCACGCCCTGGGCTCCGGCCCGGCCCGGGCCATGGCCACCAAACTCAAGGATGGGGTGGAAAAGCCGGTGGAGGACCTGTACGAGGAGCTGGGCTACCGGGACGTGTGCGGCGAGACCACCATCGTTATGGAGGTGGACCGGGTCCCCCCGGTGGAAGTCATCGACAAGATCGCCCGCGCCTGCAAGGTGGAAACCGACAGCGTGCACGTGATCCTGACGCCCACCTCCAGCCTGGCCGGCGGCGTGCAGGTGGTGGCACGGGTCTTGGAGGTGGCTCTGCACAAGGCCCATTCCCTGCACTTTCCGCTCGGCAACATCATCGACGGCAGCGCCTCGGCGCCACTTCCGCCGCCGCACCCCAATTTCGTCAAGGCCATGGGCCGCACCAACGACGCCATCCTGTTCGGCGGCACCGCCCATCTGTTCGTCAAGGGGGGCGACAAGGCCGCCGAGACCCTGGCCAACGAGCTGCCGAGCTCCACTTCCCGGGACTATGGCAAGCCCTTCGCCGAGGTCTTCAAGGAATACAAGTACGATTTCTTCAAGGTCGACGCCATGCTGTTCAGCCCCGCCAAGGTCATCGTCACCGCGGTCGAATCGGGCCGCAGCTTCCATGCCGGCGAGCTGGACGAAGAGCTGCTAGAACGCTCCTTCGGCGACTAGATGGGCCACATCGCCATCATCACCGACGATCCCGGCTGGCACGGCCGACGCCTGCGCGAGGCCCTGGCGGCGCGGGGGTACCAGCATCGCTACGTGTCCCTCACCGCCTGTCGCCTCGACCTGGATGGGAACCCCATAGCGGTGCGCCTGCCGGGCTTCGAGGACCGCTTGCCGGACGGCGTATTCGTACGCGGCGTGCCGGGTGGCACATTGGACCAAGTGGTGTTTTACCTGGACGTACTCCATGCCCTACAGGAACTGGGCGTGCCGGTGTACAACGATGGCCGCGCCGTGGAACGCACAGTGGACAAGGCCATGACCAGCTTTCTGCTGCACCGGGCGGGAATCCCCACCCCGCCCACCTGGGTGGCGCGCGACCCCGCCGCCGCGCGGGCCATCGCCGAACGGGAACTGCAGGCCGGCCACCAGGTGGTCTCGAAACCCTTGTTCGGCTCCCAGGGCACCGGCCTTAAACGCTTCGCCCGTATGGATGATCTGGCCGATCTGGAGGGCGATAACGGCATCTTCTATCTGCAGCGCTTCGTGCATTGCGGTAGCCAATCCCACGACTTCCGGGTGTTCGTGATCAGGGGGCGGGCGGTCGCCGCGATGCGGCGCTGCGGAGTAACCTGGCTCAATAACGTGCACCAGGGTGCCCGCTGCGAGCCGGTGCGGCTGGATGATCGACTTCTCTGCCGCCTAGCGGAGGACGCAGTGAAGGTGCTCAAGATGGGTTATGCGGGCGTCGACCTGATCCGCGACGAACATGGCCGCTACAGCGTGCTGGAAGTCAACAGCATCCCTGCCTGGAAAGGCCTGCAGCAGGTGACCGCAGTGTCTATCGCCGAGCTCTTGGTGGAGGATTTCCTGTCCCTGTGCGTCCCCTCCCCGGCGCCAGAGGCCTGCGCCCAATGACCGACCCCTACGCCGAGCGGCGGGCAGTGGCGCGGGCGGCCTATCTCGAAGCCTGCGAGCTGGAGCTGCGCGCCTTCAAACCCGGTAACGTCGGCCTCCATGCCGAAGGCCACGGCATGACGGTAGCTGACTTCCGGCTAAGCGCCGCGGCCAGTGCGCCCTGCCTGTGCGACCCCGCCCTGCCCCTCGGCGAAAGAATTTTTCATGCCATCGCGGCGACCCGGCGGGTGGTGGCGTGCAATACCAACCTCGGCATCGTGCTGTTGGCCGCACCCTTGATCCTGGCCTTCGAAACGCAGGCGCCCGGCGAGCCCTTGCGCCGGGCGGTGACCCGGGTCTTGGCGGGGACCACCCGTGCCGATGCGGAGTGGGTCTACCGCGCCATACGCCTGGCTGAACCGGGCGGCCTCGGCCAGGTCCCCGAGCAAGACGTGGGCAGCGCGCCCACTGCGTCCCTGCAGGAGGTCATGGGCTTGGCCGCCGGGCGCGACCGCATCGCCTACCAATACACTAATTCGTTCTCGGATATTTTTGATCATGCCATTCCAAGCTATCATACCGCGCTGTCCCGTTGGGGCGCTGAGGAATGGGCGGCGGTGGCGGTGTTCGTGTCGCTTCTGAAACGCTTTCCCGACAGCCACGTCGAACGCAAGTTCGGGACTCGTTACACTGGGATGATCGCCGAACGAATGGCGCGCCTGGAACGGGCCCTGTCCGAGTCTCCCGAACCGAAACGGGTGGTTGGGTTGTTACGCGAAGTGGATACCGAATTCAAGCGTTGGGGGGTCAATCCGGGCACCACGGCCGATCTCACCGTGGCGTGCCTATTGGCGGCACGGCTCGGTGGGCTGCCCGACCTCGGTCGAGGAAACCATGTCCTTCCTTTGCCAGTGAAAGAATTCTGCTGAGGCGGCCTCCGGGGAGGGGCTCTCCCCGGTCGGTCCCTGGCAGGATCGTGCGAGTTTTTTTACCAACCCCTAAGAGGAGATAGCGATGGCAAAAATCAACAAACTGCTGGTCGGCGAGGCGCTGGTGGGCGAAGGCAACGAAGTCGCCCACATCGACCTGATCATGGGACCGCGGGGCTCCGCCGCCGAGACCGCCTTCGCCAATGCCCTGGTCAACAACAAGGACGGCTTCAGCACCCTGCTGGCGGTGGTGGCACCGAACCTGGCAGTGAAGCCTCACACCATCCTGTTCAACAAGGTCACGATCAAGAACGGCAAGCAAGCCACCCAGATGTTCGGGCCGGCCCAGCGGGGCGTCGCCATGGCGGTGGCCGATTGCGTGGAAGACGGCACCATTCCCGCCGACGAAGCGGAAGACATCTTCATCAGCGTGGGGGTGTTCATCCACTGGCTGGCGGAGAACGACGCCAAGATCCAAGACTTCAACTACGAAGCCACCAAACTGGCCATCAAGCGCGCCGTCGCCGGTGAACCCAAGGCATCGGAGGTGGTCGCCCAAAAGAGCAAGGTAGCCCATCCGTTTGCCGCCCATCAGTAAGGGGGTCGCTGAAAACGTTGCCCCCCTGCTGGGGCAACGTTTTTTCACCCGGGCCTCACGGGAAATGGGCGAGCGTCCGGGCATCGATTCGGCCATCGTGTAGGGCGCTGGCGACCAACGCCGCCGCCACCCCCAATGCTTTAAGCTGTTCCAAATCGCCCGCGTGCCGCACACCTCCCGCGGCGACCCAGCGGTGCTGGGGATAGCGGTTTTGGAACTCCGCCACCCGGCGAAAATCCGGCCCCAGGTCGCTGCCCACGTGGGACAGGCTCATCAGGATGACGGTGTCCGGCCAGTGGTGGGGCGCATCCAACAGTGCCTTCGGTCCCAACAATTCCCCATCGCGGAAATCCAGGGACAGAATGGCCCGTGTCCTCTTTGGCCAGCCCAGGGAGCTTTCGGTCAGCGACTCGCTGCCGATCACCGGCACCGCATTGTCGACCCCCAGCAGGACACCACCCCCCATACCCCCGTCGATCCAGAAGCGCACCTGCGGAAAAGCCCGGCACAGCCCTTCGATGAGGGCGGTCTGACCGGCGCGCCCCATCAGCGCCTCAAGATCGGCCACGTACACCTGGGGAAACGGGTGTAGGCGGAGCAAGGCTTCGACCACCGTCCTTGGTTCGGCGCCGTCACACAACCGGCTCTGTACCGGCTGGTAACGCTCCCGTTGACCGCGGCGCGCGTGCACCACCACCCCCCCAAGGAGATCGACCACTGGAATGACTTGCATGGAACCTGACCTGACTATTTTGGTGTTCGAATACCTCACCGGCGGGGGCCTAAAGGGACCGATGGGGCCGGCCTTGGTCCAGGAAGGCGAGCTGATGCTGCAGGCGCTGCTCTGGGATCTGCTCGCGATTCCGGGGGTGAAGGTCGTGGTCCTCAGGGATCGCCGCTTGCCGATCCCAGCCGGATTCTCCGGGCCCATCCAGTGGGTAGCGGTGGAACGCGACCCCGAGGCGCTGTTTGCCGAGCTCCTCGGGAGCTGCGACGCCGCCTGGCCGATTGCCCCCGAAACCGGGGGCGTGCTGGAACGGCTGTGCCGCACCGTGGCCCTGGCCCACAAGCCCTTGCTCAACAGCCCCGCCGAAACCGTGGCGATCGCCGCCAGCAAGCTGGCGACCGCCCGATGCCTGGAAGCGGCCGGAGTAGCGGCGGTACCCACCGAGCTCTATCGCCCCACCGGCGCGCCGCCCCCTGGCGCTTGGGTGGTAAAACCGGACGACGGCGTCGGCGGCCAAGGCACCTACGTCATCGAACCGGCAAGGCCGGCGCGCTGGCCGGACCGTCGAGCCGGGCGCCACGTCCTACAACCCCTGATCGAAGGCGAGGCGCTCAGCCTC is a genomic window of Candidatus Methylocalor cossyra containing:
- a CDS encoding HisA/HisF-related TIM barrel protein yields the protein MQVIPVVDLLGGVVVHARRGQRERYQPVQSRLCDGAEPRTVVEALLRLHPFPQVYVADLEALMGRAGQTALIEGLCRAFPQVRFWIDGGMGGGVLLGVDNAVPVIGSESLTESSLGWPKRTRAILSLDFRDGELLGPKALLDAPHHWPDTVILMSLSHVGSDLGPDFRRVAEFQNRYPQHRWVAAGGVRHAGDLEQLKALGVAAALVASALHDGRIDARTLAHFP
- the fae gene encoding formaldehyde-activating enzyme; protein product: MAKINKLLVGEALVGEGNEVAHIDLIMGPRGSAAETAFANALVNNKDGFSTLLAVVAPNLAVKPHTILFNKVTIKNGKQATQMFGPAQRGVAMAVADCVEDGTIPADEAEDIFISVGVFIHWLAENDAKIQDFNYEATKLAIKRAVAGEPKASEVVAQKSKVAHPFAAHQ
- a CDS encoding triphosphoribosyl-dephospho-CoA synthase, which codes for MTDPYAERRAVARAAYLEACELELRAFKPGNVGLHAEGHGMTVADFRLSAAASAPCLCDPALPLGERIFHAIAATRRVVACNTNLGIVLLAAPLILAFETQAPGEPLRRAVTRVLAGTTRADAEWVYRAIRLAEPGGLGQVPEQDVGSAPTASLQEVMGLAAGRDRIAYQYTNSFSDIFDHAIPSYHTALSRWGAEEWAAVAVFVSLLKRFPDSHVERKFGTRYTGMIAERMARLERALSESPEPKRVVGLLREVDTEFKRWGVNPGTTADLTVACLLAARLGGLPDLGRGNHVLPLPVKEFC
- a CDS encoding ATP-grasp domain-containing protein, with protein sequence MGHIAIITDDPGWHGRRLREALAARGYQHRYVSLTACRLDLDGNPIAVRLPGFEDRLPDGVFVRGVPGGTLDQVVFYLDVLHALQELGVPVYNDGRAVERTVDKAMTSFLLHRAGIPTPPTWVARDPAAARAIAERELQAGHQVVSKPLFGSQGTGLKRFARMDDLADLEGDNGIFYLQRFVHCGSQSHDFRVFVIRGRAVAAMRRCGVTWLNNVHQGARCEPVRLDDRLLCRLAEDAVKVLKMGYAGVDLIRDEHGRYSVLEVNSIPAWKGLQQVTAVSIAELLVEDFLSLCVPSPAPEACAQ
- a CDS encoding ATP-grasp domain-containing protein; protein product: MEPDLTILVFEYLTGGGLKGPMGPALVQEGELMLQALLWDLLAIPGVKVVVLRDRRLPIPAGFSGPIQWVAVERDPEALFAELLGSCDAAWPIAPETGGVLERLCRTVALAHKPLLNSPAETVAIAASKLATARCLEAAGVAAVPTELYRPTGAPPPGAWVVKPDDGVGGQGTYVIEPARPARWPDRRAGRHVLQPLIEGEALSLSVLFANGQSRLLGSNRQQVVRDGAGFTLQGLTVNGVAEDAQLRALAAGVGRALPGLWGYAGIDLIRSAAGLWVLEVNPRLTTAYVGLRRSTGLNPAALVLDLWRHGVLPEPGAGRRDPVAIHFTAELPASTAGDARRDEHPECPAAVAGDDGLFHRER